Genomic window (Deinococcus malanensis):
TGGCCCGTGCCCAGGCGACGGCGCTGCTGCGCGAGGGCCGTATCCAGACGACCCTCACGAAGGCCAAGGAGCTGCGTCCTTACGTCGAGAAGATCATCACCACCGCCAAGGGCGGCGACCTGCACGCCCGCCGACTGATCGCCCGCGACATCCACGACAACGCTGTCGTGCGCAAGGTCATGGACGAAGTGGCACCCAAGTACGCCGAGCGTCCCGGTGGCTACACCCGCATCCTGCGTGTGGGCACCCGCCGCGGTGACGGCGTCACCATGGCCCTGATCGAACTCGTCTGAGTCTCGACAAACACAGAAGGCTCCCGCTTCGGCGGGAGTTTTTCTTATGGCCTGGAGCGGGCGATCCGTGTCAGTTCTTCCTCCGGATGGCTCACGGATTCACGATGCCAGCGCGAGGCGATCCTCTGTACCCCCCATCCCAGATCCAGAATGCATACGCCAGAAACTCGCCCGTCAGGTCGCGGAGGCTGGTGAACTTTGCATGAGCATCCTGGCCATTTTCTGTCCCTGCACCCCGCTGAGATCCGGCGCCTGACCTATGCTGCTGGTATGACCCCCACTCTTGTCATCGTCCCTGGTCTGGGTGACAGCGGACCGGACCACTGGCAGACCCTCTGGGAGCAGAAGTTCGGCGCTGCCCGGGTGCGGCAGGACGACCCCCAGAACCCAACGCCACAGGCCTGGTCGGCGCGGCTGCAGGAAGTGATCGAGGCCACCCCCGGCGACCTGATTCTGGTGGGGCACTCCTGCGGCGTGCTGAACATTGTTCACTGGGCCCGGCTGTATGGCGGTCACCCCCGGGTCCGGGGCGCGCTGCTGGTCGGCCCGACCGACGCGGACATGACCTCCACGTACGGGATGTATCCCGGCGTACAGGGCATGGCGCCCACACCACTGAGGCCTTTGCCGTTTCCGGCGTTGGTCGTTGCCAGCGAAAACGACCCGTATGCCAGCTTCGAGCGGGCACAGCTCTTTGCGGACGCCTGGGAAGCGGAATTCATGACGGCCGGCGAGGCCGGGCACATCAATGTCGACAGCGGTCACGGGGAGTGGCCTGAAGGCGAGATTCTGCTCTCGGAGGCCATGCACGCCTGGACTCCACCGGACATCGTGCGGCTGTGAGGGGTAATCAGCAGCACCCGCCTTTCCAGGAAAGGCGGGTGCTGACTGGAGGGTGCTGGTCTTAGTTGGCAGCCACGCCGAGATGCTTGTCGAGCAGGCTCTCGAACGCGCGCTTGGGCTGGGCGCCCACCACGCCCTCGACCGGCTGGCCGTCCTTGAACAGGATCAGGGTGGGGATGCTCATGACGCGGTACTGGCCCTGGGTGACGGGATTGTCGTCCACGTTAACCTTGCCGATCTTGACCCGGCCCTCGTACTGCCCGGCCAGTTCCTCGATCACCGGGGCGATGATCCGGCAGGGGCCACACCAGGGGGCCCAGAAGTCGACCAGGGTCAGCCCCTGCTCGATTTCGCTGGTGAAGTTGGTGTCGGTGAGTTCCACTGGTTTCATGTCACGAATATACGTCCCCGGGGTTACGGGGTGCATGGGGCTCACCTAACGGCGCATTCATTGGAAGGTGCAGCGGTTACCCTGGGCAGCGTGAGTACTGCACCCTCAACG
Coding sequences:
- the rplQ gene encoding 50S ribosomal protein L17, translated to MRHGKAGRKLNRNSSARTALARAQATALLREGRIQTTLTKAKELRPYVEKIITTAKGGDLHARRLIARDIHDNAVVRKVMDEVAPKYAERPGGYTRILRVGTRRGDGVTMALIELV
- a CDS encoding RBBP9/YdeN family alpha/beta hydrolase → MTPTLVIVPGLGDSGPDHWQTLWEQKFGAARVRQDDPQNPTPQAWSARLQEVIEATPGDLILVGHSCGVLNIVHWARLYGGHPRVRGALLVGPTDADMTSTYGMYPGVQGMAPTPLRPLPFPALVVASENDPYASFERAQLFADAWEAEFMTAGEAGHINVDSGHGEWPEGEILLSEAMHAWTPPDIVRL
- the trxA gene encoding thioredoxin; translation: MKPVELTDTNFTSEIEQGLTLVDFWAPWCGPCRIIAPVIEELAGQYEGRVKIGKVNVDDNPVTQGQYRVMSIPTLILFKDGQPVEGVVGAQPKRAFESLLDKHLGVAAN